Genomic segment of Candidatus Planktophila sp.:
GTTATGCGCGAAGCGGTTGACCCCTATGTTCGTGCAACGACCGTTAATGGTTTACGGGGCGTCGTCGTTGATCTCTCAAAGACAGATCCAAAAGGGTGGTCAACTAAGAAGCCAAAATTTAGCGGCAGGCCATCGGATGCCGTCGTTTACGAACTTCATGTTCGCGATCTTTCAATCGATTCATCTAGTGGAGTTAAAGCCGTAAATGCCGGAAAGTATTTAGCCTTCACTGAGACAAAAACTAGCAAATCTGGAACTTCGACTGCAGTTGCATCGATTAAAGAGCTTGGTGTGACCCATGTTGAACTGTTGCCCGTCTTTGACTTTGCTTCGGTCGATGAAAAGAACCCTACCTTTAACTGGGGATATGACCCTCAGAATTACAACGTCCCTGAAGGCTCTTATAGCTCAGATCCAACTAAACCGACGGTGCGTATTACTGAATTGAAATCAGCTATCCAGGCGCTTCACAATCAAGGTCTGCGCGTGAATATGGACGTTGTCTATAACCACGTCTTTGACGTTAATAGCTTTAGTCAAAACCAGATTGTTCCGGGCTACTTCTTTAGAACCGATAGCAACGGCGCTCTGACTAATGGAAGTGGCATAGGCAACGATGTAGCGTCAGAGCGGTCGATGGTCAGTAAATTTATCGTGGATTCAGTTAAATACTGGGCAAGTGAGTACAACCTTGATGGCTTCCGCTTTGACCTAATGGGTTTAATGGATATCGATACTGTCACTGCAATTACTGCGGCTCTGAAAAAGATTGACAAGAGCATCATCATTATCGCCGAAGGGTGGAACATGGGAACCCTGCCCGAAAAAGATCGGGCGGGGCAGATGAATATTGATCTCTTACCTGGGGTTTCGATGTTTAATGATCAATTACGCGATGGGATTAAAGGTTCAGTCTTTGATCGTTTAGATCGAGGTTTTGCAACAGGTATCCCTGTATCGATAAACAGTGTCATGGCAGGTATTACTGGAAACACTGCATATTCAAATGTAATCACTACTAAGTGGACAACTATTGCACCGGGACAATCTGTTAACTATGTCGAATCCCATGACAACTTAACGTTAGCCGACAAGATTTCAGGAAGTGTTCCAAACTCAACGCCTGCACAAGTAGCGCAGATGTCACGTTTTGCATCCTCGATAGCCTTATTGGCGCAAGGGCTGCCATTTATTCAAGCTGGGCAAGAGTTTTTGCGTAGTAAAAACGGTGATGAGAATAGTTATAAATCATCTGATGCCGTGAACTCACTTAAGTGGAGCACCAAGGCGTCGAACATAACAACATACAAGTATTTCAAGGGTTTAATCGCACTTCGCAAAGCCCACCCGGCCTTTAGAATGAAAACGGAGGCGCAGGTTATTAAGAATCTGAAGTTCTACGCCCTTCCTAATAGTGTGATTATGTACTCGCTTACCGGTAAAGCTGTAAGGGATAGATCCGCAAGTATTGTTGTAATTCATAATCCAAATGCAACTGCGCAAAACATCAAGCTTCCGAAAGTTGGCAAATGGTCAGTTGTTGTTGCCGGTGACAAGGCTGGAACTAAAGTAATTAGTTCAGGCACGATGGCTAGTATTAACGTTGCTGGGCAAAGCACAACTGTGCTTCAGCAATAAGTTGTTTGTGAATTAGTCGAGGCGAACAATGCCGGTAGGCGTACTCAGATGCACAGCAACGATTCCATTTTCACCTTCATTTTCAGCAGGTGATAGCCAAACAACTTCTACGTTACTGCCAAGTGCTGCGGCGGCATCAGAGCCCAGCCAATCAGTAATAGTCTTTTCATCTCCAGCGATTTCAACTTTTAATATCTTTGCAACGGCTTTTCCATCTGTTGATGGGTGGTGGTTTTCAGTCCACTCAATAAAATATGGAAGTTGACGGTCCTCTAAAGTTCCAAGAACGCCAATCTGCCTCCAACGAATATCAGTTCCATCTGGTTTTGTGCGGTGACCTTCAACTGCCGAGCGACCTAAACGAGTTTCAATTGCGGCAACATCATCGACAGCAACTACCCATGTAAGCCAACCGCCGCCTTCTGCAGCCCTTCGTGAGACGGCCATTCCAAATGGTGATGAATCTGATGCTGGGTGATCGAGTGGACATACAACTTCTATGTAGTGGCCATTTTGAAGCGGCAGTGTGAAGTTGCGAGTACCAAATCTTGGGTGGACTCCGCCATCGACGAAAGTACTGCCAAGACGCGAACCTAAGCGCTGAACAGTGTCGGCCAATTGATCATGGGAGGTTACGTATGAAACATGGTCTAAGCGCATAGGTAATATCTTGCCCTATGAAATGGGGTGCTCTTTACCATAAATAGGGCGATTAGCAATGGGTTGGGCGGTGGATTTCGAGCTAACTTTTTCTGTGGTTTCACGGATGCTTTCGGTTATACGCTGAAAGGGGCGAAAATGGCTGTTTTACATACAGGTATTCAAAGAGTTACCCAACGATTATCATTGGGTAGGGGGTTTCTATGGCCGGAGTTAAAAAAGAGAAACAAGCAGTGTCTGGAAAGCGGTCAATAAAGATTAAGGCAGATGCCGATGGCATTTATCTGGTTAATGCCCAAATGCGCACGAAAAAATTAGCCGCAATTTTTGGTAATAACTCTCTTGCCCGAATAATTCAGGTCAACCAAAGTCAAACGTCTCGTTGGAGTGAAGGTGATGAACAAGCATCGCTTATCAATCAACAAAAACTCATCGACCTTGATTACATTATCGATCAATTATCCTTAACTTTATATCCTGATCAAATAGAACAATGGTTGCAAAATCCGAACGCACATTTAGGCGGAGCATCCCCTATCAATGTATTTCAAGTTAATGGTCTTGCCTCTGTGATTCCCGCAATAAGTGCATTGTCAACTGGGGCATTTGCATAAATGCTCGATTTATTTCGTGTCATTCCATTTGTACCAGATGCAAGGAAAGGTGAACCTGGGCATCCTCTTTACTTTCCACCAAATCAAGGTATGGCGCGCGTTGATAACTTGAACCACTACGCCGTTGGCTATTTAGCCACAAGTGGGAGTTGTGCAGTTTCAGAGAGTTTTGGTTTTCTATCTGTATGGGATTCAATGATGCTTCGCCCAATAAAAACTCTTCCTGAAAGCCGTTGGGTGATTGCGACCTACACTCTCAAACCAGAGAGCGTTATTTTTGATATGGATGATGCAGCTAATTTGCTGAAACTGAAAATTCGACCATCTCGGGTGGTATCGCGTGATCGAGGAGTTACACAATCGTGGGCGCTGAAGGTTTATACAAATAATGGAAGTTCAGGTGTCTCGTGGTGGAGTTTTTACAATCCAGATTGGTCATGTGTTGGATTATGGGATTTATCGAAATTAAAGGTTAAAGAGATTGAAGAACTCACTTTAGAAAATCTTTGTGTGGAAGAGGCTTCGCGCGAAACGAATACCCCAATCTTTAGATAGAAGTTACTGGGTGCAGGTAATGTTTTGAGTCGGAATATCGCCAGATACCAGATATGCATCTACGGCGTCATCAGTACAGGCAGAGCCCCGGCCATAGCCGGTATGGCCTTCACCGCGTAAAGTGACTAAACGAGAGCCTTTAATGTAGGCGGCAAGTGCTTTGGCCCACAAATATGGTGTCGCAGGATCTTGGGTAGTTCCGATAATCAGAACAGGGGTCGCTGTATTTTCAATTTGAGCAGAGTTGTGATCAATGGTAATCACCGTACGATTAATTCTCCGATTCAATGTGTTGCATGTGATTCCGCTAAAGGCAACATAGGGACCAAATACTGGAGCGGCCTTAGCAAACTTCGCTGAAGCCAGACGGATGGCTTCATTACTTCGAATCTGCTGCCAATCTAAGCAGTTAATAATTATGTTGGCATCATTTTGATTGTCTTTATATGTTCCATCACTCTTTCGCCCGTTGTACCCATCGGCCAACTGAGCAAAACCCGTTCCATCTCCGAGTAACGCTTGTGAAATTGCATTTCGTAATTGCGGCCAACCTGTTTCATCGTCATAGAGTGCGGCTGCCGTCCCTGTCACAACGAGTCCCTCTGTTATCTGACGCTTCTGCCTTGTAGTTTTATCAGTTGTTGTTAATGGTTGATTCGAAACTCTACTAAACAGATCGATAAAGAATTGTGGGGTTGCATCAATAGGCAATGGGCAGTTCTCATTTTTAAAACAATCGGTCATAAAGTTAGCGAGGGCTTTATCAAATCCAATAGCTTGAACTAATGTTTGTTGCTCAATTGAAATACCTGGATGAATAGCTCCATCTAAAACAAAACGGCCCACTTTCTCTGGAAAATCTTGGGCATATAGAGTTCCTAAATATGTTCCATATGAAAAACCCATGTAGTTGAGTTTCGCGTCACCGAGGCTTTGGCGCAGTAGCTCCATGTCGTGGGCGGCATCGCGTGTTGAAAAGTGAGCAAGGTTGGGTACCTTATCTACACACTCATCTATAAAGCTTTGGGTCTCAATGATCGCCTGAGCGAATTCGGCGTCGTTATCGGGCTTTGGATCACCAGATAGCAAGGCATCTTGTTCTGAGGCGTTTAGGCATTGAATAGCCGTGGATTGGCCTACCCCACGTGGGTCAAAGCCTACGATGTCATAGCGCTCCAAGATCTCAGGGTTCAGAAGGAATTCGGCGTTAAGGGCGAATTCAATCCCGCTTACTCCAGGTCCACCTGGGTTAACGACGAGTGAACCAAGTCGCTCATGCTGATTCTGATCTCTGTAGCGAAGTACTGCAATATCGAATTCACCCAGTGAAGCATCGCTGTAGTCGATAGGAACTTTTAACGTCGCGCATTGAAAACCACCGTTACAACTTTTCCACGCTAATTTCGAAACGTCGTTGCTAGCCGTTGGAAATGGTGCCCTAGCAGTTGACGAACAACTTGAGAGTAAGAGAGCAGTTATTGCAATAACTAGCGCGCATTTATTTTTTAAGATTTCAAGACCTGTCTCTTGTTCAACGGGCAAGGACACACATTAGAGCTTCGATGGTTAGGAGTGGCGCAGCATTGTGGCTCAAGTTCGTGCGTGCCTCCATAATTGCATTGATCTTATGTATCGTCATGTGCGCCTTAGTGTTTTTAGCATATGTGGTGATCTGATGTTCGATCTCTTTGTTTATTAATGCATCAACGCTACCGGCTTGCACCATCATGACATCGCGGTAGAAAGTCGCAATATCCAGAAGCGCAGCATCAAGGCTATCTCGAACCATTCGTGTGCTACGAGTTTTTTGCTCTTTCTCTAACTCTTTAATTGCTTTGCTGGCGCCGCTTGCCATACCGCGACCGGTTGCACCTTTTCCATAAGCAAGGGATAAAGCATCTAACTCACTCTGGTTACGCTCATCAGCTGATGTTTGTGCCTGTTCCGTTGCTAGATCGATCAGCGTTTGGGCCGCTGCAAAGGCCGATGAGATTCCTTTCAATGAAAGCGGAAGTTTCATAATCGTGGTGCGGGTGTTGCGCACCGCTTCGTTCTTAGCTAAATATTTCGCACGACCGATATGTCCTTGACTTACGCGGGCGGCAAAGTCAGCCATCGCCGGATTGATTCCATCGCGGTTTTCCAGAACCCGTGCAACGGCGGCAGTCGAAGGTGTAACTAACTGCACGTGACGGCATCGGCTACGAATCGTCGGCAAAACATCATGCAAAGTCGGTGCACACAAAAGCCAGACCGTGCGGCTGCCAGGCTCCTCAATCGCTTTTAGTAGCGCGTTTGCCGCAGATTCGGTTAGTCGATCAGCATCTTCCATCACTACTATTCGCCAGCCGCCCATCGAAGGCGCCCATGCAACGCGGGCTAGGAGTTCGCGCACCTCATCAACCTTGATCGATAAACCCTCTGTACGCACAACCTCAACATCGGGGTGTGCGCCATGTACGACGCTGCGACAGGCATTGCATACTCCGCAGCCATCGTTTGGACAAACAAGGGCCTGAGCAAAAGCTATAGCGGCCGTTGATCGGCCAGATCCTGGCGGACCGGTAAAGAGCCAGGCATGGACCATCTGGTTATTTATTCCCTCTTCAGAGTTGCTCTCGCCGTTTCTTGTTGAGGCTACTGCCTTCTGTAAAATTTCAACCACATGGGCTTGTCCAACTAAATTCTCGTAAACGCTCGTTATTGAGCTCACTTCTTGGTGGCCGCCTTTTTCACTACAGGCTTCTTGCCCGCCTTTGTGGCAGATTTTCTTACCGCTTGAGTACTGCTCTTCACGGCTTTCGTTGCACTTGCTGAAGTCCTTTGAGCTGTACTCCTAACCGCTTTATTAACTGCGCGTATTGGACGCAGCAATAGTGCGCCTTTATCTTCTCGGGCGTTGCGCTTAAGTGCGGCTATCTCACTGACACGAGAGATAATTGCAGTATGTATTTCATCAATCGATTGATTGCCATCGACAATGAAATATCGTTCTGGATCTAAGAGTGAGAGTTGTATGAACTCCTGTCGAACACGTTCGTGAAAATCTAAGGGTTGTGATTCCAAACGATCTTTGTTGTGTAAACGCGCCAGGCCTATTTCTGCTGGTAGGTCGATGATTATTGTAAGCGTTGGAAATAGAGACTCTGTTGCCCAGCGCGAAATTCGAGCGACTTCTCCAGGCTCTAAAATTCGACCCGCGCCTTGATATGCAATCGATGAATCAAAGTATCGATCACTAATGACCACATCGCCTCTGGCAAGGGCTGGGCGTATAACCTTAAAGACATGGTTTGCGCGATCGGCGGCATACAACAAAGCCTCAGCCCTTGGACTGATGTCGCCAGTTGAGTGAGAGAGTAAAATCTTTCGAATCTCAATTCCTAAATCACTTCCCCCAGGTTCGCGGGATAAAACAACGCTTTCGCCCTCTTGTTCTAACCATGCTTTCAATAACTTCGCTTGCGTAGATTTTCCAATGCCTTCGCCGCCTTCAAAGGCGATGAATATTCCCTTGGTTGGTTCGCCAGTAATACTGCCAAGTTCACCTTTAAGTGCATTTGAAATATCTGACCAGAGAGAGATATTTGGGCGATCTTTCATTTGATGATATGAGGCCATACCGATTAACGAAGCGATAAGACCGGCAAGGAGAATTGTTACCGAGGCTCCGTTATAACTTACCTGTGTGTTTTGAAATCTAAATGTGTTTTGACCAACTGCGGCGGCGATCAAGGGGGCAATAGCTAAAACGCCTACTAAAACCACGCGGATCAGGCTTTGCACGAAGGCAAAAGTCCGTCCGCGAACATCGTCAGCGACCTCCATACCTAGCATCGTGAAGCCAGTGACCCATGAAATTCCACTGAAAGCGCCTAATGTAATAACGGTAAATACGGCAAGAACTAGGTTAGGGATAGCCGCAAGTACAACGAGAAAAAGGCCAGCGATTGTTAGTGATGCGCCAAATAATCGTCTCCGAGAAAACTGTGCAAAAATCTTAGGACCAAATGCAATACCGCCAGCTAAACCGGTAAAAACTGCGCCAAAAAGTACGCCATAGGCGGCTTCTCCTCCACCTAAATCTCCAACAAAAGTTCGGGCTAAACCGATAACCGCGCCGGCGGCGATAAATGCGCCAACCATTCCAACGACCAAGCCGCGAATAATTTTAGATGAACTAACGGCCTTCCAGCCTTCAAGTAAGGATTTAAGAATTCCAGTTTCGGTGGCATGTTTTGCTGCAGCACCCTTAGGGATTTCATGTAAGTTGAAAATTGTAAATGCGGCGAAAGCGAAGCTAGCTGCATTTACATACAGTGCAACATCAACGGCCGTTGCACTAAAACCCGGAATGATTGCGACAAAGGCCGATGTAAAGAGCGAGAGTAGAGTAAATAGAGCTGCGGCAATTGGCGCAGTGCCATATGCGGCAAGCAAAGAGACTTGATTAGCCGACTCTAATTTTTCACGCGGAACAAGATTTGGAACAGATGCCTCTTTAGCCGGCGACCAAAAGAGCGTTACGCATTCCACTAAAATAGTTGCCGTGTATAACCAAAAATAATTTTGTGCCAGTGGTATGGAAATGTACAGTGCAGAGCGTATAACATCACACGCGACCATTAATTTACGCCGATCAAAGCGATCGGCGATTACACCCGCGATTGGACCTAAGAAAACCGCGGGTAATAATCGTGCAATGAATACACCAGCAATGGCAAAGTTCGCTGTTGTGTAATCTCCGCCAGAGAGTTGTTGAGCTAACGCTGTTGTTGCTAAAAGGCCCAGCCAATCACCAAGTGAGGAAAAGACCATCGAGTTCCAGAGTTTTCGAAAGGGCCTAATCGCTAGAACACCCCTTGTTAGATCCTGCGCCGGAGCGGCAGGGTTTGGCAGAGTTCTAGACATGGCGCGAAGTCTATCGGGGCGTACTGATGCGACCTATAGAGGCTCAAACCCCCTTATTTAAAGGGGGTTATCAGGTGTAGCACAAATATACTTTTGTGCTACAGTGAACCATGACCACAGCGGCAAAAAAAACAAAGAAGTCAGGACCTTCTGAGAAAAGTGCAGAAGCAACTATCACTACACAAACAGTCGGCGTTCGCGAACTTCGCCAATCGGCATCAAAAATATTAGATCAAGTAAAAGATGGCGTTGTATTTGAAATCACAGAGCATGGAGTTCCAGTTGCTCGATTGGTTCCAATTACTAAATCTCTCTATGAGGAATATATCGCTGCAGGATTAATCATTCCTGCAGAAAATCCCATAACACATTTCGAGGTACCAACGTTCAAATTGAAGGGTAAGAAAACTTCCACTGAACTTCTTATGGAGATTCGCGCAGAGGCACGCTATTGAGTTGGTACGCAGATAGCTCTGCGCTTCTTAAGCTGCTAATTGTAGAGAAGGAGTCCGTTGCCTTAACAGATTTTATTGATTTCACAATAAAGAGTTCTGTTTTAACTCGAGTAGAGGTGATTCGTACACTTCACAAAATTGCTCCGGAAAAGATCACTGACGCTCAAATAATTCTTGATGGAATTGATTTGACTCCTGTAAATCCCGCTATCCTGAATGTAGCTGAAAACTTCTCTCCTTCAATAACTCTGAAATCATTAGATGCACTCCATATAGCAACAGTGATCTTCTTAGATAAATCAGTTGAGGGTGTTATAACGTATGACAAAGCCATGATTAAGAACGCTAAAGAACTAGGGATTAAAGTTATATCCCCTGGTATGAAGTAGTTACTCTGCATTTTTCGTTATCGCTTTTCCTGACGCAGCTTTTTTCGCCGCCTTCTTAGCGCCAGCTTTCTTTATAACATTCTTAGTAAGTGTTGGTGCGGTGTCGCCCTTCTTTGGCTTCGCAGCCGCCTTCTTCCGGGATTTTTTAGGCGAAGGTCCGTTTTCGGCCTCCCAGGCTCGGCGACCCGCTAGGAGCTCTAATCCACGCTCAAGAGTCATGCCCTCTGCCGTATCGCCTCGGCGAAGCGTTGCATTTGTTTCACCGTCTGTGACATACATGCCGAAACGTCCATCTTTAATAATTAATGGTTTCGCGCTTACTGGATCCACGCCTAACTCTTTAACTGGCGGTTTAGCCACACCACGGCGTCGCTCTTTAGGTTTCGAATAAATTTCTAGCGCTTCATCCAGAGTCAATGAAAATAATTGATCTTCAGAGGTCAACGTGCGGCTATCAACACCAGCCTTTAAGTACGGCCCATAACGTCCGTTTTGCACTGTAATCTCATCGCCAGCTGAATTTGTTCCTAGGGTTCGCGGAAGTGCGAGAAGTTGTAGCGCATCTTCATAGGTAACGGTGTCAAGTGTCATTGTGGAAAGAAGTGATGCAGTTTTAGCTTTAGGTGCATCGGCCTTCTTTCGCTTCTTTTTTCCAGTTGCAGTCAACTCTGGTTCAACAACGGGTAGAACTTCAGTGATGTATGGACCAAAGCGTCCGCTCTTTGCAATCACAGGAAATCCAGTTGCAGGATCAATTCCTAGATCGCGCTCACCTGATGGTGCCTCTAATAACTCAATTGCTTTTGCAAGTGTTAACTCATCGGGTGCTAATGACTCAGGGATATTTGCTAACTTACGCTCTTCATCGGGCAAGTTCTCTTGCAAATATGCACCGTATCGACCTACACGAATTTCAATCGTGTCAGATAAGTTCATGGTGTTAGTTGCTCGTGCATCAATAACACCAAGGTCTGCAGATAATTCATTTAATCCTGGCTGTCCATCGACACCATAAAAGAAATCCCGCAGCCAATCCACGCGTCCAGCTTCACCGGAGGCAATCTTGTCTAGATCCTCTTCCATGCTGGCGGTAAACTCATAATCAACTAGCTTTGTGAAGTGCGTTTCAAGCAGACCAGTTACTGAAAAAGCTAAGAAAGTTGGCACCAATGCGCGGCCACGCTTATAGACATAACCACGATCTTGAATCGTTTGAATAATCGATGCAAAAGTCGATGGGCGGCCAATACCGAGCTCTTCTAACTTCTTAACAAGGGTCGGTTCGGTATAACGGGCTGGGGACTTGGTTTCATGGCCTTCGCAGGTGTATTCATTAACTTTAACGGTTTGGCCAAGCGCCATCGCAGGTAGGCGCTTACCTTCGCTCTCTTCCTCTTTGTTTTCTTCAGTGTTGATTTCATCATAGGCCGCTAAGAAGCCGGCAAAAGTAATCACCGATCCATTAGCGCGGAAGATAGTTGCTTTGCCGTCATTTGTTTGTGCATCAAAGTCAACACGCATCTGTAGTTTCTTTGCATCGGCCATCTGCGATGCAACGGTGCGTTTCCAGATTAAGTCATAGAGTGCGAACTCATCACGTGATAGTTCTGAGGCTAACTCTCCAGGGGTTTTAAAGCTTTCTCCCGCTGGGCGGATGGCTTCATGCGCCTCTTGTGCATTTTTAGTTTTACCTTGATATATGCGTGGGCTATCTGCAACATGATCAGCGCCATAGAGTGCTTTTGCAGCCTTGCGTGCCGCATCGATAGCTTGAGCAGATAAGTTGACGCTATCGGTACGCATGTAAGTGATGTAACCGTTTTCATATAAACGTTGCGCGATGCGCATTGTTATCTGTGCACCCCAACCAAGTCGGCTGCCCGCATCTTGTTGCATCGTCGATGTTGTAAAAGGTGGCTTAGGGCGCTCGGTTCGTGGGCTTTCCTCCATTGACTTAACAATGAGCGATGAGGATTTAAGTGAACCAACTAACTGCTTAGCACCGGTTTCATCGAGTAATAAAATATTGTCAAGAGATTTTTCTTTTACCGCTCCATCGGCACCAAAGTCACTTGTTGACGCAACTTTTTTCCCGTCAACTTCTAATAAACGTGCGTTAAAACCCAGCGCCGTGATTGCCGCTAAATCCCACCAGCCCGATGAGATAAAGGCCATGCGTTCGCGCTCTTTCTCAACGATTAAACGCGTTGCAACGGATTGCACACGCCCAGCTGAAATTCTCGGCATAACTTTTTTCCATAAAACAGGTGAGAGTCGGTAACCAAATAAACGATCCAGTACGCGGCGAGTTTCCTGAGCATCGATTAAGTGGTAATCCAAGTCGCGGGTATTTTCAACGGCCGATTGAATCGCCTCTTTAGTGATCTCGTTAAAGACCATGCGCTTAATCGGCACTTTGGGTTGCAGGACCTCGACTAGGTGCCAGGCGATAGCTTCGCCTTCGCGATCCTCATCCGTTGCCAGAATTAATTCTTCGGCGTTTTTCATGAGCTCTTTTAACTCAGCGACCTTGGCCCGCTTATCTGGGTTAATGACATATAGGGGGGCGAAATCGTTTTCGATATCGACGCCCTCTTTAGCCCAAGCGATTTTTTTATACTCTTTTGGGATATCGGCTGCACGCTGAGGGAGATCACGTATATGCCCGACGCTAGCCTCGACGACGTATCCGTCGCCGAGGTAGGCGCCAATCTTCCTGGCCTTTGCCGGTGATTCGACAATCACCAACTTAATCAGGTCAGTTTTTACTTTTGCCATGTAGTCCTTTTAGTCGAGGAAGTGCGAGCTCTGTTTAGTTCAGAATCGCTGTTGCTTGGCGACGGTTGCGAATCAAAGCGGCGATGATGACAAGGGTTGCCCCAATGCCGATCAACGTGCTGATGATTGTGCTTCCGCCGAGGGCTAGAGAGACGATCGCTGGAGTAATGAGAAGTCCAACTAAGTTCATTACCTTAATCAGTGGGTTAATCGCTGGGCCTGCAGTGTCCTTGAAAGGATCTCCAACAGTGTCGCCAATGATTGTTGCAGCATGTGCATCACTATTTTTTCCTCCGTGATGTCCATCTTCAACCATCTTCTTCGCGTTATCCCACGCACCGCCTGAGTTAGAGAGAAAGACTGCCATCAGAGTTCCCGTACCAATTGCACCGGCCAGGTATGCACCAAGTGCGCCAACGCCAAGACCGAAGCCAACTGCGATAGGTGCCATGACTGCAAGCAGACCTGGAGTTGCTAATTCACGTAGTGAGTCGCGAGTACAGATATCGACAACACGACCGTAATCAGGCTTTTCTGTACCCTTCATGATTCCAGGGTGTTCAATGAACTGTTTACGAACTTCAACAACAACTGCTCCCGCTGCTCGCGATACTGCATTGACAGCAAGACCTGAGAACAAGAAGACAACTGCCGCGCCGATAATTAATCCAACTAAGTTGCGTGGATTAGCAACATCGAGAACTCCTTGGTACTGAAGTGCAAGATCTACACTCTTTTGTCCAGCATCGAGAACGGCTTGTTTAATTGCATCGGTGAATGCCCCGAACAAAGCAGTAGCTGCAAGAACTGCAGTTGCAATTGCAATTCCCTTAGTAATCGCCTTGGTTGTGTTACCTACAGCGTCAAGGGAGGTAAGAATCTTTGAGCCTTCGCCCTCGACATCGCCAGACATTTCGGCGATACCCTGTGCGTTATCTGAAATTGGACCGAATGTATCCATAGCCACGATTACGCCAACCGTTGTAAGTAAACCTGTACCAGCGAGTGCGATTGCAAGAAGTGAGAGAACAATACTTCCACCGCCAAGCAA
This window contains:
- the tmk gene encoding dTMP kinase, with the translated sequence MSRTLPNPAAPAQDLTRGVLAIRPFRKLWNSMVFSSLGDWLGLLATTALAQQLSGGDYTTANFAIAGVFIARLLPAVFLGPIAGVIADRFDRRKLMVACDVIRSALYISIPLAQNYFWLYTATILVECVTLFWSPAKEASVPNLVPREKLESANQVSLLAAYGTAPIAAALFTLLSLFTSAFVAIIPGFSATAVDVALYVNAASFAFAAFTIFNLHEIPKGAAAKHATETGILKSLLEGWKAVSSSKIIRGLVVGMVGAFIAAGAVIGLARTFVGDLGGGEAAYGVLFGAVFTGLAGGIAFGPKIFAQFSRRRLFGASLTIAGLFLVVLAAIPNLVLAVFTVITLGAFSGISWVTGFTMLGMEVADDVRGRTFAFVQSLIRVVLVGVLAIAPLIAAAVGQNTFRFQNTQVSYNGASVTILLAGLIASLIGMASYHQMKDRPNISLWSDISNALKGELGSITGEPTKGIFIAFEGGEGIGKSTQAKLLKAWLEQEGESVVLSREPGGSDLGIEIRKILLSHSTGDISPRAEALLYAADRANHVFKVIRPALARGDVVISDRYFDSSIAYQGAGRILEPGEVARISRWATESLFPTLTIIIDLPAEIGLARLHNKDRLESQPLDFHERVRQEFIQLSLLDPERYFIVDGNQSIDEIHTAIISRVSEIAALKRNAREDKGALLLRPIRAVNKAVRSTAQRTSASATKAVKSSTQAVRKSATKAGKKPVVKKAATKK
- a CDS encoding type II toxin-antitoxin system prevent-host-death family antitoxin yields the protein MTTAAKKTKKSGPSEKSAEATITTQTVGVRELRQSASKILDQVKDGVVFEITEHGVPVARLVPITKSLYEEYIAAGLIIPAENPITHFEVPTFKLKGKKTSTELLMEIRAEARY
- a CDS encoding type II toxin-antitoxin system VapC family toxin → MSWYADSSALLKLLIVEKESVALTDFIDFTIKSSVLTRVEVIRTLHKIAPEKITDAQIILDGIDLTPVNPAILNVAENFSPSITLKSLDALHIATVIFLDKSVEGVITYDKAMIKNAKELGIKVISPGMK
- the topA gene encoding type I DNA topoisomerase — protein: MAKVKTDLIKLVIVESPAKARKIGAYLGDGYVVEASVGHIRDLPQRAADIPKEYKKIAWAKEGVDIENDFAPLYVINPDKRAKVAELKELMKNAEELILATDEDREGEAIAWHLVEVLQPKVPIKRMVFNEITKEAIQSAVENTRDLDYHLIDAQETRRVLDRLFGYRLSPVLWKKVMPRISAGRVQSVATRLIVEKERERMAFISSGWWDLAAITALGFNARLLEVDGKKVASTSDFGADGAVKEKSLDNILLLDETGAKQLVGSLKSSSLIVKSMEESPRTERPKPPFTTSTMQQDAGSRLGWGAQITMRIAQRLYENGYITYMRTDSVNLSAQAIDAARKAAKALYGADHVADSPRIYQGKTKNAQEAHEAIRPAGESFKTPGELASELSRDEFALYDLIWKRTVASQMADAKKLQMRVDFDAQTNDGKATIFRANGSVITFAGFLAAYDEINTEENKEEESEGKRLPAMALGQTVKVNEYTCEGHETKSPARYTEPTLVKKLEELGIGRPSTFASIIQTIQDRGYVYKRGRALVPTFLAFSVTGLLETHFTKLVDYEFTASMEEDLDKIASGEAGRVDWLRDFFYGVDGQPGLNELSADLGVIDARATNTMNLSDTIEIRVGRYGAYLQENLPDEERKLANIPESLAPDELTLAKAIELLEAPSGERDLGIDPATGFPVIAKSGRFGPYITEVLPVVEPELTATGKKKRKKADAPKAKTASLLSTMTLDTVTYEDALQLLALPRTLGTNSAGDEITVQNGRYGPYLKAGVDSRTLTSEDQLFSLTLDEALEIYSKPKERRRGVAKPPVKELGVDPVSAKPLIIKDGRFGMYVTDGETNATLRRGDTAEGMTLERGLELLAGRRAWEAENGPSPKKSRKKAAAKPKKGDTAPTLTKNVIKKAGAKKAAKKAASGKAITKNAE